In Aedes albopictus strain Foshan chromosome 3, AalbF5, whole genome shotgun sequence, the following are encoded in one genomic region:
- the LOC109411828 gene encoding uncharacterized protein LOC109411828, with translation MVSFLGHPPLQLHIVFQTVSSAGSMSVSTFLYIAAIVASATAVYYPPSVPTNVEESHFAYQLKSFRQELDECAEYLQVTPGSVDNLAANNYVTEDPTLKCLIRCVGINAGWWTVGGNNSGLHGPVIESYFAPGCADTCYAKRTQDCVASKVTPCQDDCTNAYQAFLCYYHQYGNLKSSEEYLPVPQLDAVQAAVDCMLLLRTPKELLEQYVQGVFPEVPETQCLYRCQYLAEGLYDGVTLNLTRVYIRNYKTPAPQIKSPEIQSCVDSRLRENCNECARVFQVSKCPDKYADPDFSAKIFRVAAGLVLAQRTCLDEDLKPRYNAGSAR, from the coding sequence ATGGTATCATTTCTAGGTCATCCACCGCTTCAATTACATATTGTTTTCCAAACAGTTTCCAGTGCTGGCTCAATGAGTGTttcaacttttttgtacattgcCGCTATCGTGGCATCAGCAACGGCTGTGTATTATCCACCATCAGTTCCAACAAATGTTGAGGAGTCACATTTTGCCTACCAGCTGAAGAGTTTCCGGCAAGAATTGGACGAATGTGCTGAATATCTGCAAGTCACACCAGGATCCGTGGACAACCTTGCGGCCAATAATTATGTTACGGAGGATCCTACTTTGAAGTGTTTGATTCGGTGTGTTGGTATCAATGCGGGATGGTGGACTGTTGGAGGAAACAATTCCGGACTGCATGGGCCTGTTATTGAAAGCTACTTTGCGCCGGGTTGTGCCGATACTTGTTATGCAAAACGTACTCAGGATTGTGTCGCTTCTAAAGTAACCCCATGCCAAGATGATTGCACAAATGCCTATCAAGCATTCTTGTGCTACTACCACCAATATGGCAATCTTAAAAGTTCCGAAGAGTACCTCCCAGTACCACAGCTGGATGCCGTTCAAGCTGCTGTCGATTGCATGCTTCTTTTGCGAACACCCAAGGAATTGCTTGAACAATATGTTCAGGGAgtgtttccagaagttcctgaaaCTCAGTGCCTGTATCGATGCCAATATTTGGCCGAAGGACTTTATGATGGAGTTACACTGAATCTGACCCGTGTCTACATTCGCAACTATAAGACTCCAGCACCTCAGATAAAGAGTCCAGAAATCCAATCATGTGTAGATTCCAGGCTGCGTGAAAATTGCAACGAATGTGCCCGTGTCTTTCAGGTTTCTAAATGTCCGGACAAGTATGCTGATCCTGACTTCTCAGCCAAAATCTTCAGGGTTGCTGCAGGGCTTGTTCTTGCACAGAGAACATGCCTTGATGAAGATTTGAAGCCACGTTACAATGCTGGAAGCGCGAGATAA
- the LOC109411826 gene encoding uncharacterized protein LOC109411826, whose translation MNYAISFGSPTAEIVHFLHRSTNSVLMNIIVALFIVAIAATASAVYYPPSVPVDVEESHFAYQLKSFRQELDECAEYLQVSPASVENLVAYNYVTDDPSLKCLIRCAGINAGWWSVGGNDSGLHGPVIESYFAPACGDTCYVKRTQDCVSANIAPCQDDCTQAYQAFLCYYHQYGNLKSSEEYIPLPQLDAVQAAVDCMLILRTPKELLEQYAQGVFPEVPETQCLYRCQHLAEGIYDGVTFNLTRSYIREYAVPTPQIKDPATRACVDSALGAPSCNECARFWAGHACLKDYGVPNHSAGYFQVAAGLVLAQRTCLDEDLNPRYNAGGPAPPAPSPAPTPAPTPAPVPAPTPGCMYNCGS comes from the coding sequence ATGAATTATGCCATCAGTTTCGGGTCACCCACCGCTGAAATTGTTCATTTTTTGCATAGGTCGAcaaattcagttttaatgaacATAATAGTTGCCCTTTTTATTGTCGCCATTGCGGCAACTGCGTCGGCCGTTTACTACCCACCATCGGTTCCCGTAGATGTTGAGGAGTCACATTTCGCCTACCAACTGAAGAGCTTCCGACAAGAGCTGGACGAATGCGCGGAATACCTTCAAGTCTCACCAGCATCCGTTGAAAACCTCGTGGCTTATAACTATGTCACAGATGATCCCAGTTTGAAATGTTTGATTCGGTGTGCCGGTATCAACGCTGGATGGTGGAGTGTTGGAGGAAACGATTCCGGACTGCACGGACCGGTCATCGAAAGCTATTTTGCCCCCGCTTGTGGCGATACTTGTTACGTGAAGCGTACTCAGGATTGCGTCAGTGCCAATATAGCCCCGTGCCAAGACGATTGCACGCAAGCTTATCAGGCATTCTTGTGCTACTACCACCAATATGGTAACCTCAAGAGCTCCGAAGAATACATTCCGCTGCCACAGTTGGACGCTGTTCAAGCTGCTGTTGATTGCATGCTTATTTTGCGTACACCGAAGGAATTGCTTGAACAATATGCTCAGGGAGTGTTTCCGGAAGTTCCTGAAACTCAATGTCTGTACAGATGCCAGCATCtggctgaaggaatttatgatggAGTTACTTTCAACTTGACTCGTAGCTATATTCGCGAGTATGCTGTGCCTACGCCTCAGATCAAGGACCCAGCAACGCGAGCTTGTGTGGATTCCGCTCTTGGTGCCCCTAGCTGTAATGAATGCGCTCGGTTCTGGGCTGGGCACGCCTGCTTGAAGGATTATGGTGTACCAAACCATTCGGCTGGATACTTCCAGGTGGCTGCTGGGCTTGTTCTTGCTCAGAGAACATGCTTAGATGAAGACTTGAATCCACGATATAATGCAGGAGGACCCGCACCGCCAGCTCCTTCTCCAGCTCCGACGCCAGCTCCAACGCCAGCCCCAGTTCCGGCACCCACTCCTGGTTGCATGTACAACTGTGGTTCATAG